One genomic window of Medicago truncatula cultivar Jemalong A17 chromosome 1, MtrunA17r5.0-ANR, whole genome shotgun sequence includes the following:
- the LOC11444991 gene encoding tetratricopeptide repeat protein 5 isoform X2, whose protein sequence is MENSGSGEEEALLVKAAKSTDELYLLRDTYFPQNPDDRTSNLQQHSDLILTLLDSVPPEERKSPTQRAIFEYLRGKVLDVFPEYKKEAEDHLSKAVKLNPSLADAWLCLGNCIWKKGDLSAAKNCLNLALNKGPNKKILCQLSMLKRSMSQSADNQAELVDESIQHAKEAIALDVKDGNSWYNLGNAYVTSFFVTGGWDHTRLSHSLKAYQNAEKDEGIKSNPDFYFNSAIANKYLENYERALSGFEAAASKDPGLNAADEVQKIVNLLDNVDNLLRVHVRAKRIAALAASLAAVNLKLPYRTVTMDLLSEGLNRTLAVDGKVLFFIRSEGVAPLYYLLCDSNQTCFVLSIYGVRQDVIKGGDQLTLLDPCFRDVDVSWKEKVFSCLIHVHLKIALPVQIYTPGFL, encoded by the exons ATGGAGAATTCAGGCAGTGGCGAAGAAGAAGCGTTATTGGTGAAAGCTGCAAAATCCACAGACGAACTTTACCTTCTTCGTGACACTTACTTCCCACAAAACCCTGACGACAGAACCTCCAACTTGCAACAACACTCCGATCTCATTCTCACTCTCCTCGATTCCGTTCCTccagaagaaagaaaatcacCCACTCAGCGAGCAATATTCGAATATCTTCGAGGGAAAGTGTTAGATGTATTTCCTGAATATAAGAAAGAAGCTGAGGATCATCTATCAAAAGCTGTCAAGTTGAATCCATCTCTTGCAGATGCTTGGTTATGTTTAGGAAACTGTATTTGGAAAAAAGGTGATTTATCTGCTGCTAAAAACTGCCTCAATCTTGCATTGAATAAG GGTCCTAACAAGAAGAttctttgtcaattatcaatgCTTAAAAGAAGTATGTCTCAAA GTGCGGATAATCAAGCTGAACTTGTTGATGAAAGCATTCAACATGCCAAGGAAGCAATTGCTTTGGATGTCAAAGATGGGAACTCTTGGT ATAATCTTGGAAATGCATATGTGACGAGTTTTTTTGTCACTGGAGGTTGGGATCATACCAGACTTTCACATTCTTTAAAAGCATATCAAAATGCT GAGAAAGATGAAGGGATCAAGTCCAATCCGGACTTTTACTTTAATAGTGCCATT GCTAACAAATATCTAGAGAACTACGAGAGGGCCCTTAGTGGATTTGAGGCTGCTGCTTCAAAGGATCCAGGTCTCAACGCTGCAGATGAGGTTCAgaaaattgtcaatttacttGACAATGTGGACAATCTGTTGAGG GTACATGTAAGAGCTAAGCGAATTGCCGCTTTGGCAGCATCATTGGCTGCTGTAAATT TGAAATTGCCATACAGAACAGTTACCATGGACCTTCTGTCAGAGGGTCTTAATAGAACTCTAGCGGTAGATGGGAAGGTGTTATTCTTTATCAGGAGTGAGGGTGTTGCTCCCCT ATACTATTTGCTGTGTGATTCAAACCAAACTTGCTTTGTTCTCTCAATTTATGGTGTACGTCAGGATGTG ATTAAAGGAGGAGATCAGCTCACATTGCTTGATCCTTGTTTTCGTGACGTTGATGTGTCCTGGAAGGAAAAG GTTTTCTCTTGCCTCATTCATGTACATTTAAAAATAGCATTACCAGTTCAAATCTATACGCCTGGATTTCTATGA
- the LOC11421872 gene encoding repressor of RNA polymerase III transcription MAF1 homolog, producing the protein MKFLECAPLDRLSDFLSNLNLGERTIKGCIEAYSCKHSGADKKLSISLSNEILDYLGKSSDNDSPSPVDSLSSPVDSLSARTSRKTLVYLVLALYHMYPDYDFSAVKAHQFFTEESWDSFKQIFEAYMFEASKEWAETFGGVSLLDALFKAVDEVVSLDDCEIYGYLPDSEADPLPERGAIWSFNFLFYNRKLKRIVTFRLSCFSNLIADGFSLDEICDEYDEEIFADMDI; encoded by the exons ATGAAGTTCCTGGAATGTGCTCCTTTGGATCG GCTTAGCGATTTCTTGAGTAATTTGAATCTGGGAGAACGTACTATCAAAGGATGCATTGAAGCTTACAGTT GTAAGCATTCTGGAGCAGATAAGAAACTCTCCATCAGTTTGAGTAATGAG ATTCTTGATTATCTTGGAAAATCATCTGACAACGACTCTCCCTCACCGGTTGACTCCTTATCCTCACCGGTTGACTCCTTATCAGCCAGAACCAG CCGGAAGACATTGGTTTACCTAGTTCTTGCCCTCTATCACATGTATCCAGATTATGATTTCAG CGCAGTTAAAGCTCACCAGTTTTTCACAGAGGAATCATGGGACAGTTTTAAGCAGATTTTTGAAGCCTACATGTTTGAAGCCTCAAAG GAATGGGCTGAAACCTTTGGGGGTGTTTCTCTGCTGGATGCCTTGTTCAAGGCCGTTGATGAG GTGGTGTCATTAGACGATTGCGAAATTTATGGTTATTTACCTGATTCTGAGGCAGATCCGTTACCAGAGAGAGGAgccat CTGGTCCtttaatttcttgttttacaataGAAAGCTTAAGCGGATTGTGACTTTTCGTTTAAGCTGTTTTAG TAACTTGATTGCTGATGGATTTTCTTTGGACGAGATATGTGACGAGTACGATGAAGAAATATTTGCTGACATGGATATTTGA
- the LOC11425383 gene encoding uncharacterized protein, with amino-acid sequence MGNYVSCTLAPPLMRNAKATRVILPTGEVKQFREIMKAAELMLENPNYFLVNSRSLHISTRFSPLAADEELEFGNVYIFFPMRRLNSVVTGADMAVLFLAANSAAKRLRAGKTRVQPDESSEVKGDGVENDQNECVPRLSLEGVESGFSYRLSYCRSKKPILETINEEPIRSR; translated from the coding sequence ATGGGTAACTACGTTTCATGCACCTTAGCACCACCGTTGATGAGGAACGCAAAAGCAACAAGAGTAATCCTTCCAACAGGAGAAGTTAAACAATTCAGAGAAATCATGAAAGCTGCTGAGCTTATGTTAGAGAATCCAAATTATTTCTTAGTCAACTCTCGATCTCTTCATATTTCTACAAGATTTTCTCCTCTTGCTGCAGATGAAGAATTGGAATTTGGAAATGTTTACATCTTTTTTCCTATGAGAAGGCTCAATTCTGTGGTCACCGGAGCTGACATGGCGGTGCTGTTTTTGGCGGCGAATTCGGCGGCGAAGCGATTACGTGCTGGAAAAACACGTGTTCAACCGGATGAAAGTTCGGAAGTGAAGGGTGATGGTGTTGAGAATGATCAAAATGAATGTGTTCCAAGGTTGAGTTTGGAAGGTGTGGAATCAGGGTTTAGTTATAGGTTAAGTTATTGTAGATCAAAAAAACCTATTTTGGAGACTATAAATGAAGAACCAATTAGGTCAAGATAA
- the LOC11444991 gene encoding tetratricopeptide repeat protein 5 isoform X1 — protein MENSGSGEEEALLVKAAKSTDELYLLRDTYFPQNPDDRTSNLQQHSDLILTLLDSVPPEERKSPTQRAIFEYLRGKVLDVFPEYKKEAEDHLSKAVKLNPSLADAWLCLGNCIWKKGDLSAAKNCLNLALNKGPNKKILCQLSMLKRSMSQSADNQAELVDESIQHAKEAIALDVKDGNSWYNLGNAYVTSFFVTGGWDHTRLSHSLKAYQNAEKDEGIKSNPDFYFNSAIANKYLENYERALSGFEAAASKDPGLNAADEVQKIVNLLDNVDNLLRVHVRAKRIAALAASLAAVNLKLPYRTVTMDLLSEGLNRTLAVDGKVLFFIRSEGVAPLYYLLCDSNQTCFVLSIYGVRQDVIKGGDQLTLLDPCFRDVDVSWKEKHYQFKSIRLDFYEQVLVNGKALTPQQAIRTSIYAQHKP, from the exons ATGGAGAATTCAGGCAGTGGCGAAGAAGAAGCGTTATTGGTGAAAGCTGCAAAATCCACAGACGAACTTTACCTTCTTCGTGACACTTACTTCCCACAAAACCCTGACGACAGAACCTCCAACTTGCAACAACACTCCGATCTCATTCTCACTCTCCTCGATTCCGTTCCTccagaagaaagaaaatcacCCACTCAGCGAGCAATATTCGAATATCTTCGAGGGAAAGTGTTAGATGTATTTCCTGAATATAAGAAAGAAGCTGAGGATCATCTATCAAAAGCTGTCAAGTTGAATCCATCTCTTGCAGATGCTTGGTTATGTTTAGGAAACTGTATTTGGAAAAAAGGTGATTTATCTGCTGCTAAAAACTGCCTCAATCTTGCATTGAATAAG GGTCCTAACAAGAAGAttctttgtcaattatcaatgCTTAAAAGAAGTATGTCTCAAA GTGCGGATAATCAAGCTGAACTTGTTGATGAAAGCATTCAACATGCCAAGGAAGCAATTGCTTTGGATGTCAAAGATGGGAACTCTTGGT ATAATCTTGGAAATGCATATGTGACGAGTTTTTTTGTCACTGGAGGTTGGGATCATACCAGACTTTCACATTCTTTAAAAGCATATCAAAATGCT GAGAAAGATGAAGGGATCAAGTCCAATCCGGACTTTTACTTTAATAGTGCCATT GCTAACAAATATCTAGAGAACTACGAGAGGGCCCTTAGTGGATTTGAGGCTGCTGCTTCAAAGGATCCAGGTCTCAACGCTGCAGATGAGGTTCAgaaaattgtcaatttacttGACAATGTGGACAATCTGTTGAGG GTACATGTAAGAGCTAAGCGAATTGCCGCTTTGGCAGCATCATTGGCTGCTGTAAATT TGAAATTGCCATACAGAACAGTTACCATGGACCTTCTGTCAGAGGGTCTTAATAGAACTCTAGCGGTAGATGGGAAGGTGTTATTCTTTATCAGGAGTGAGGGTGTTGCTCCCCT ATACTATTTGCTGTGTGATTCAAACCAAACTTGCTTTGTTCTCTCAATTTATGGTGTACGTCAGGATGTG ATTAAAGGAGGAGATCAGCTCACATTGCTTGATCCTTGTTTTCGTGACGTTGATGTGTCCTGGAAGGAAAAG CATTACCAGTTCAAATCTATACGCCTGGATTTCTATGAGCAAGTGCTTGTTAATGGAAAAGCTCTGACTCCTCAGCAAGCTATTCGTACATCGATATACGCACAACATAAACCATGA
- the LOC11440695 gene encoding loganic acid O-methyltransferase translates to MKGGDGPHSYAQNSKTQRVGIEAAKSLIQGAIANKFYPNTNSNNSRKQICIADLGCSTGPNTFIAIQCIIEAIELQYKSQGLAIPEFQVFFNDQISNDFNTLFKKLPSNRNYFAAGVPGSFYGRLFPKESLNVVHSSASLNWISKVPKEITDRSSAACNKGRIHYTNAPKEVVDAYANQYQKDMEIFLHARAQELVGNGLMALQIPAATDVTFDSDFYCGKNFELLGTCLLDMAKEEKVDEEKVDTFNIPIFFSPLKDLIKILESNDDFIIEQMETMDAKSHFIPVNAQMYVSFHRAALEGVIENHFGNGILDELFHRYTKKVMEIPAIMDLQNLNIVGLFVLLRRKV, encoded by the exons ATGAAAGGAGGAGATGGCCCTCACAGTTATGCCCAAAACTCAAAAACTCAG AGAGTAGGAATTGAAGCTGCTAAAAGCTTAATCCAAGGAGCAATAGCCAACAAATTTTATCCCAACACTAATTCAAATAATTCTAGGAAACAAATTTGCATTGCAGATTTAGGGTGCTCCACAGGACCAAACACCTTCATTGCAATTCAATGCATTATAGAAGCAATTGAACTCCAATACAAGTCACAAGGCCTTGCTATCCCAGAGTTTCAAGTTTTCTTCAATGACCAAATTTCAAATGATTTCAACACACTCTTCAAAAAGCTTCCATCAAACCGAAACTACTTTGCAGCCGGTGTTCCTGGTTCTTTCTATGGAAGATTATTTCCAAAGGAAAGCCTTAATGTAGTTCATTCATCTGCATCACTAAATTGGATTTCTAAGGTTCCTAAAGAGATCACAGACAGAAGTTCTGCTGCTTGTAACAAAGGGAGAATTCATTACACAAATGCTCCGAAGGAAGTTGTAGATGCTTATGCAAATCAGTATCAAAAAGACATGGAAATTTTCTTGCATGCAAGAGCACAAGAGCTTGTGGGAAATGGACTAATGGCACTTCAAATTCCTGCTGCAACTGATGTTActtttgattctgatttttaCTGTGGTAAAAACTTTGAACTTCTTGGAACTTGCCTATTAGACATGGCCAAGGAG GAAAAAGTTGATGAAGAAAAAGTGGACACTTTCAATATACCAATATTTTTCTCACCCCTTAAGGATCTGATAAAAATTCTTGAAAGCAATGATGATTTCATCATTGAGCAAATGGAAACAATGGATGCTAAAAGCCATTTCATTCCAGTTAATGCTCAAATGTATGTTTCATTCCACAGAGCTGCGCTGGAAGGAGTAATTGAGAACCATTTTGGAAATGGAATTCTTGATGAACTCTTTCATCGCTATACTAAGAAAGTGATGGAAATTCCTGCTATAATGGATTTACAAAACCTTAATATAGTTGGACTTTTTGTCCTTCTTAGGCGCAAGGTGTAG